One Clostridia bacterium DNA window includes the following coding sequences:
- a CDS encoding leucine-rich repeat protein — protein sequence MKNLSKILSAILTAVMLLSLFTVPAVVHAEGGVCGENLTWTLEDGVLTISGTGPMNNYLKYNAHQSYAVERPDLDDLAPWGTDITSVVIEDGVTTIGDYAFYNCQQIESIEIPASVKTIGDSAFFSAKLKTLVLPEGVEEIGDYAFCECTLESKDFHMPDSLAVIGDYAFRYAYFGEIQIGSGVVDIGAGAFTYNVVIDIPDSVQHIGNEAFKKTRYYEDAKNWRMDALYIGKWLIKVKENTKLEFFVVKRGTEHIADYAFENCKSLKDDVILPKSLKSIGRSAFQACNNLEALDIPEGVTDIGPGAFSGCKGLTELKLPESITEIGDQMVSGLSFEQFEIPDNVERIGEGAFLSCNYLKSITIPSSIKRIESWTFTNFISLEEVNLPEGLESIGDFAFLACASLRRIVIPRSVTSIGMGLFYFNVPTPTDIVMAVYEGSYAQTYAEENGVPYEIIDEEKPIDENNEELAGDMDGDGEITVSDALRALRIAAGLDVAVATKGTRSAILGDVDGDGAVTVADALQILRKAAGLA from the coding sequence GACGCTCGAGGATGGCGTCCTGACCATCAGCGGCACCGGCCCGATGAACAATTATCTGAAATATAACGCTCATCAGTCATACGCCGTTGAACGCCCCGATTTAGACGACCTCGCCCCGTGGGGAACGGATATCACGAGCGTCGTCATCGAAGACGGCGTAACGACGATAGGCGACTATGCGTTCTATAACTGCCAGCAGATAGAAAGCATAGAGATCCCCGCGAGCGTTAAAACCATCGGCGACAGCGCGTTCTTTTCTGCCAAATTGAAAACGCTCGTTCTGCCGGAAGGCGTTGAAGAAATAGGCGACTATGCTTTCTGTGAATGCACTCTTGAAAGTAAAGATTTCCATATGCCGGATAGTCTTGCCGTGATCGGAGATTACGCTTTCCGTTATGCGTACTTTGGCGAGATACAGATCGGTAGCGGCGTAGTGGATATCGGCGCGGGCGCGTTTACCTATAACGTGGTCATCGATATTCCCGACAGCGTTCAGCATATAGGCAATGAAGCTTTTAAGAAAACGCGCTATTATGAAGACGCAAAGAACTGGCGAATGGATGCTCTCTATATCGGCAAGTGGCTGATAAAGGTCAAAGAGAATACCAAACTCGAGTTCTTCGTCGTCAAACGCGGCACGGAGCACATTGCCGATTATGCTTTTGAGAATTGCAAGTCGCTGAAAGACGACGTAATACTTCCGAAGAGCTTGAAGTCCATAGGAAGAAGCGCGTTCCAGGCCTGCAACAATCTCGAAGCGCTCGACATACCGGAAGGAGTGACGGATATCGGCCCCGGCGCGTTTTCCGGCTGCAAGGGCCTGACCGAGCTCAAGCTTCCGGAGTCGATAACCGAGATAGGCGATCAAATGGTATCCGGCTTGAGCTTTGAGCAATTCGAGATCCCGGATAACGTGGAACGTATAGGCGAAGGCGCTTTCCTGAGTTGTAATTATCTGAAGAGTATCACGATCCCCTCAAGCATAAAAAGAATAGAGTCGTGGACGTTTACAAATTTTATATCGCTCGAGGAAGTGAACCTCCCCGAAGGCCTTGAAAGCATCGGCGATTTCGCTTTCCTGGCATGCGCCTCTTTGCGCAGGATCGTTATTCCCAGAAGCGTTACAAGCATCGGCATGGGGCTTTTCTATTTCAACGTTCCGACGCCTACGGATATAGTTATGGCGGTATACGAGGGCTCGTATGCGCAGACCTACGCCGAAGAAAACGGCGTTCCTTATGAAATAATAGATGAAGAAAAGCCGATAGACGAGAATAATGAAGAGCTCGCCGGTGATATGGACGGCGACGGTGAGATAACCGTTTCCGACGCGCTGCGCGCGCTGCGTATCGCCGCGGGACTTGATGTTGCTGTAGCGACGAAGGGCACGAGAAGCGCGATCCTCGGCGACGTTGACGGCGACGGAGCCGTGACGGTTGCAGACGCACTCCAAATCCTCCGCAAAGCCGCAGGGCTCGCGTAA